The nucleotide window TGAGATCGCTATGGGACTGTCCGCGGTTTCCATTCAAATAGCAGCAGCGCCACACTATCAGATCCACCTGTGTGACGGTCCAGCTATAAATAAAGCGGCTGGAATGGGCCGGTGAAGGAGGGGAGGAGTTGGTTGTGTGGCTGCTGGTGGCTACATGTGCCGCACAGCTGTTGTCACCTACCCGGTTTCCTAAATCCTCGTCGGCTCCTCGCATCCACGAGCCTCTTCGCTGCACCTCTGCGTTGGAGGTTGTCCTTTGGTGACGCATTTTCACCCACCTTGGCAAGGGCCTCCCATGGCCCTGTCACAACCACCTTCACCGCCAAATCAGAAGACCTGCAAAAATCCCCTCCCGTGAGCCTAGGCTATTGTCAGAGCGGTTGGCACCAGGAAATGGAGGGGCAAGTGGGCAGCCGACGGGCAGCATGTCAGAAGACCTCATTTCTTCGGAAGGGTGGCAGGAATGTGGGCAGCCTGCCGTCTGACCGGCACCCTTTATTCCGGCTCACCAGACTGCTGAAGCGAGTTGTGTTCGCGTCCATTTATCCAAACAGGCCAGTTGTCTCCACGCTCTTCAGAGCCACGAGACATGAGGTGCTACGGCATGGCCTGGCATCACTCAGTAGACCTTAATTTAGGAAGTACGAGAGACGGGCACAATGATTGTGCAAAGAGGCCCATTCCAAGGTCTGCGCGCAGCACAGGTGGAGGCTCGGGAACGGGAGTCTGCCACAGCAGATAAggtctgcaggtgtgtgtggggcgtAGCCACAGCAGACATCAGTCGGGCATTCCGCTATCTCACGACAGGTGCAAGGTCACGGAGCGCTCTGCGGCGGTCTACGCTCCCTGCAAACATTTTTCTTTAGCGCCCTTCTAATTATTCGAATGGAATCCATGTGTTTGCAGTTAAGGTGTATTGCATGAGGTCAGATTAAATACACCGGTTAGCACAAACGAAGAATGGCTCTCAGCCATTGCGAAATGCACTCAAACACTGAGAGGATTGGGAAGCTTGCCTTGAGGCTTTCAAGTGTTAAGTGTGCATTCAGGTATTAATCACGGAAGTAACCAAGAGAACTGGGGCACAATTAAAGGAGTTTCAGCCTTTCATGTGTTAGGCGGGGGATGTGTCTGGCCCAGTCCAGCAATAGATCAGACATTCAACAAACCTGAACCTCACGGGAGGAAGGGAGAAAGGAAAGCCATTGTTGAAAACTTGCTCAAATCTGGCTTCAATTTGGCTAGAAGATATGCAGGAGATTCCGAAGCCAAATGAAGGaaaaattctctggtctaatTAGACCACATTTGAGTGTTTTGGACCAAGACACCAGACTCTGTTTGGGCAAAAGGCTATAGACATTCATTATTCAGAGCAATGACCCCATTGTGTAGTCTGATGGCAGTTCTGGAGGTAATTTCAGGTATGGCTAAGAAACAAAGTGCATGTGTTGGTACTGGAATATCTTAATCAGGCAAGAAATCAAATAATCAGTCAACTTGTTAAATGACTGTCCCTGGTTTCGAGTTGGAAATACAAATCTCCAGTCCTTATGGAGATTTGTGGGACTTATGACTTGACTTGTTGTTCCCAACTTCAGCATATAATTAGTTAAAATTTGCAGGAATGCAATACattcatattattaataaatcctgaAATCACAAGTTTTATTTCAGATGTCGTAGAAATTTCCAATACAGTTAATTTCCCATCCGGAAAAAATATGTCTGGAAGGCCTAGAAGTTAATGATCCAGAAAACTATGTATTCTATGTATTCTTAATCATTGATCAGATGATGACAGGTCTACCTGAAACATGTTCTGAATGTCTGAATGACTACACTTCATACTAATACGGCGAAATATGAAATGCACAACCTGGAATGTTCTGAAACTCACATCTAATGAACTCACCCTAATTCTGGTCTCTCCCTGCACCCCACAGATGGTCCTTCTGGCGCGGTGTGAGGGCCACTGCAGCCACACGTCTCGTGCGGACCCCCTGATCTCCTTCAGCTCCGTGCTCAAGCAGCCGTTCAAGAGCACCTGCTTCTGCTGCCGGCCGCACACCTCCAAACTGAAAGCCGTGCGGCTGCGCTGCTCCGGTGGAACGCGCATCACCGCCACCTACCGCTACATCCTGGCCTGCAGCTGCGAGGAGTGCAGCTGAACCCGCCAGCCACTccagcagaaataaaaaggtGGAAGGAAAAGAATCGGCCCAGGCTTTGTTCATCTGCTTTGTTACTGCTGCTCACTTTAAAGTGAGTTCAACTCTTTTCACGACTCATTAGAGGTACAAACATGTACGGAGACGCTGCCAgcgtcataaaaaaaaaaaaaaaaaaaaaccagatgagtattaaaataaaacaaggatGCCAGCATGCGAACCCATATGGAAATCCTCACCTGCACCTGGACTGTCGGTGTTCAAAGGCCGCGAAAGCTGGGCAACTCGGTTCTGCAGCTCGCCCATCCAAAAACTACGAACGCCATGCCATCACGGCATTGAGGAACCTGTCCATGGACCTCAGCATCAAACCCTGCTAACCGCCACAGTTACTGTGTTGACTGGCGTCATCGTGTATGTTGATATAattatttacttttaataaGAGTAATTACTATtatctgtgtctttttttttttgttattattgtaattattgttatctAATGCGTCGGTACTGTAGCCTAGGAACTTTGCGAATCCCAGCCTGTATAGCTAAACATGTTACTTTTTTTTAGCTGCCAAAATCGTTTTTGGTCTTCATCGTGACAGGAAAAaagaccccaaaaaaaaaaaaaacggatggatttgtcaaaaaaaaagcaagaaaaaaaaaagcctctgtCCGCATGTGTGAACTTAACTCGCGGGAATGTGGCGCAGCTTTGAGATTGCATCGAAAATTCCTACGCTTTAAGATAGCAGACGCCGTTCCCTCGTGAACGTCTTTGTTCTCCCTGACTGAAACtctaccctttttttttttttttttttttttgtgatattgcACAATTTGCTTGTCTGACAAAATTTTAATCCATAACACCActgacagctctctggtctccACATTTGAATCTAATAAACAGTCCCCCTTTGTTTCTGAAGATTGACTGCCTTGTGCGAGCTGTCTCGCTACACGTAGGGCACTCTGGCTCCCCAATACAATGTGACTTTCAGGGCTATAATTAACTTAATGGCTAATTTGACAGACAGTTCACATAATGCCTGTCAGGGTAGCgctctgggattttttttacgACTGCCCCGAGACATTtccacaatgacacacacacacacacacacacacaggctacaAGCCACAGACGGAGTGTAGTCGCAACAAGCCGAACTCCATTTCCACCGGTCGAACGGCGCAAAAAGGCGGCATTCCCTTCCAACACATTCCTGGTGCGAGGGCACATGTGGTCTTTTTAATATGGCAACACGTCGTCCGCAACCCCGGCGCACAGAAAGTGATAATCGTTACCATTCAACCTGCCATAAAGATGTGAAGGAAAATGTCTACATCGTATAACGCTTCGCGCCACATGCCGGAACGCTGCGAAGGACTCACATCTTCAGCCATGGGGGCCctgacaaaaaaagaatttccattCCGTGACAGGAGGGTGTGAAATAAAGTCATTATTGAAAGCAGAGAGGTGATGGGAGCTTGGCTGCAACGCGTTGCCGGACGTCTAAGGCGCTAATTCGGCTGGGCCGAGGAGCCCAGCCAACAGAAAAGGGGCGATAATGGGAAGGGGCAGTCGCTGCAACATCCTTCCCCTCCGCAGAGAGGTAACGGACAGACGCCTCCCCTCTTTATTAAACCGCCGCCATGTTTGATCCTCCACGTCCGCAGGGCCGAGCGGAATGCATCTGGCGCGGCCCGGTCGCGAAAAATGTCCCCCGCGAAACGCGCGGCTATTTATACGCCGCTGCTGCGTTGGAAGCTCCATCGCGCAAAGCGTCCATCCCGCCGCGAGACAGCCAATCGGGCCGTTTGCAGGGCCGCTCGGCTCAAAGCCACTCGGCCTGCCAGGCCGCGGTGCAGCAAGCGATGCGGCGGCGCCATCTACTGGGGACAAAAAGCTGAATTTCCCCCCCGGACCAGTCCAACCACTGCACACCTGCCCCCGACGCCAATAAACATTACGAGAGGCTTTCGGCGTAATAAGATGACTTCCTCCCGGCCGTCGTTTGATGGGCCCCGTCTGACCGTCTGGGCCGAAATAGACACCTCTGTGGAAATATGTGGCATTGTGACATTGCACCGGAGGGCCAAACGAAGGGACGCCGCACCCCCCTTCCCTTTCGTGCTATTCTTGTCTCTGTCTCTGGGCGAAGGCCCTCTTCCCGGTCCAGggggggaagaaagagaagTCCCCAGCCTGGGACAGGGCAGGGAGATATGCTAGCATGGACTTTTACTGGCTTACTTGTGTAAATGAGATCAATGCCGGATTTGGATTATATGCAGCATGCTCCTCATGGTAGAACGGCACACCGCCATGGCGACAAGCGGCCTGACATTTATGCCTCGGCATGCCGGCCCAGGCGAAATCAAAATCGGGTTACCGTTGCCATTCTACGTGTTTGGAAACCGAGACAGATCACCGAAAATTGTTCAGATATTTGCATGGCCTCATGCCGTTAGTGATGGTTTGGGCCGGTGGAGATGGGTGACCTGCATTTTCCAGCCAGGTACATTTGATCATCTGCATGATGTGTGGGTCTCTGGGTGGGTAAACACCCCTcccccccataatcagaaggttgccggttcgaatcccaagccgccaaggtgctactgagcaaagcaccgtccccacacactgctccccgggcgcctgtcatggctgcccactgctcaccaag belongs to Denticeps clupeoides chromosome 9, fDenClu1.1, whole genome shotgun sequence and includes:
- the ndp gene encoding norrin, with the translated sequence MRNSLSQPGLVLLLVTCPLLAVLQGVTSKAESGHFGDTDPDRCMRHHFVETITHPIYKCNSKMVLLARCEGHCSHTSRADPLISFSSVLKQPFKSTCFCCRPHTSKLKAVRLRCSGGTRITATYRYILACSCEECS